One stretch of Solenopsis invicta isolate M01_SB chromosome 16, UNIL_Sinv_3.0, whole genome shotgun sequence DNA includes these proteins:
- the LOC105199484 gene encoding COMM domain-containing protein 4, whose protein sequence is MRFRFLGDGDCPDWLLAEINTLSRMTSIKMKMLGQAVAKYLTEGELDEEKVKKITQDAKLDVSDAKAMVAALELIFTSSARYGVSAADLSSELQQLGLPREHSTAVARLHTDHCPQITAVLSSQSLRVSRLSSIEVLPCDSSSPVSAVTLKLKKVDGKEEDSTVNISKDDVQVLLKELKRARALMENL, encoded by the exons ATG AGATTCAGATTTCTCGGCGATGGCGACTGTCCAGACTGGTTGCTGGCGGAAATCAATACGCTTTCGCGAATG acttcaattaaaatgaaaatgctAGGTCAAGCAGTGGCTAAATATTTGACCGAAGGAGAACTTGAT gaggaaaaagtaaaaaagatcaCGCAAGACGCCAAACTTG acgTGAGCGATGCGAAGGCAATGGTAGCCGCGCTCGAATTGATATTCACATCTTCTGCCCGATATGGCGTTTCCGCCGCTGACTTGAGCAGCGAACTGCAACAATTGGGACTTCCGCGAGAACATAGCACAGCTGTAGCGAGGCTTCATACCGATCACTGTCCCCAGATCACAGCTGTTCTTTCATCTCAATCTTTGAGAG TCAGTCGCTTGTCTTCCATTGAAGTGCTACCTTGCGATAGCTCATCGCCTGTTTCTGCCGTgacattaaaattgaagaaagtAGATGGAAAAGAGGAGGATTCCACTGTAAATATCTCTAAAGATGATGTGCAAGTGTTATTGAAGG aaCTAAAAAGAGCACGGGCGCTAATGGAAAATCTgtga
- the LOC105199473 gene encoding uncharacterized protein LOC105199473: MGVSTSGHKYPGKSRPTVILVEELVNTKDSRQQVNAATAMRKILLATTLLSIAVSENILMENHSKMKTAWLCDKQLWNRKAKRIPRKDIPSKIEESLNYDYSRQFPRISDTQFLSEPRKLPIAFRRHDLARFSQVDLSSDKSKFDSTKPRVLISIGIQEEKNAGNDLQEDWSIRKNYRKHNQGMQVQQPFYVEEPRWIDVDADYIESQRENSDPYILTRGKKIFRIKDPEQVGKTIEDYETIFDYPSKNKGLLIKSRVRRSVKTNEEFQDETTDEKNNQMKERSHYDSLQDMDRDLNNTAITEIENRSEKTSEIDTLSEDEIIKDANHDIFIENYKKNDLNNVAKKFRLTKENQISANGMITKFVEEKQEIQHEDVSNDVENGSSKTAKIDQVEKYKNKSHFVINKRLKRSVLPKNQELHETYENDTSFKKDVEKNGTYEQMRNIKAYIDKLNVPGTSDLLTLSPGKDSLNDGKDSLNKKDTDKSVERIWKLHDINRKKLKNEREMENDEDGFEINKDYTGMADSQLTSEFNSNNFETKSSNYREKRNVCKTCKLVKLQLQQDEWLKDIEKKLQESLSLERRDKHSDILERLGEPYIISRGKKAPQDLGKSDLSTMFNSQNMNNDEDHTKMMTLPFTESILKMLLMEISRCNDNCDIIANRLFDERLSPRDRRGTLDEILAASDPFYVARGKRMTRNQKGAISFETDARQ; this comes from the exons ATGGGAGTTTCAACCAGCGGACATAAATATCCGGGCAAGAGTCGGCCCACCGTCATTCTAGTCGAAGAGCTCGTGAACACCAAAGACAGTCGCCAACAGGTAAACGCCGCAACAG caatgagaaaaatattgctGGCTACAACATTGTTATCGATAGCAGTGTCCGAAAATATTCTA ATGGAAAATCACTCAAAAATGAAGACAGCATGGCTTTGCGACAAGCAACTATGGAATAGAAAAGCAAAGCGAATACCACGGAAAGATATTCCTTCCAAAATAGAGGAGTCGTTAAATTATGACTACAGCAGACAATTTCCTCGAATTTCGGACACGCAATTTCTTAGCGAACCAAGAAAGCTGCCCATAGCCTTCAG gCGGCATGACTTGGCGCGATTTTCACAAGTAGACTTATCTTCCGATAAGTCAAAATTTGACAGCACCAAACCGAGAGTTTTGATCTCCATCGGCATACAAGAAGAAAAGAATGCCGGCAACGATCTACAAGAAGACTGGTCGATCAGAAAGAACTATCGTAAGCATAATCAAGGCATGCAAGTTCAACAACCGTTCTACGTGGAGGAACCAAGGTGGATTGACGTCGATGCTGACTATATAGAGTCTCAGCGTGAGAACAGCGATCCTTACATATTGACACGAGGAAagaaaattttcagaattaaGGACCCAGAACAAGTGGGCAAAACGATCGAGGATTACGAAACAATTTTCGATTATCCAAGCAAAAACAAAGGACTGTTGATAAAAAGTCGAGTGAGAAGATCTGTCAAAACGAACGAAGAATTCCAGGATGAAACAACCGATGAAAAGAACAATCAGATGAAGGAAAGAAGTCACTATGATTCACTTCAAGATATGGACAGAGATTTAAATAACACTGCGATCACCGAAATCGAAAATAGAAGCGAAAAAACTTCCGAAATCGATACATTATCGGAAGATGAGATAATTAAAGATGCAAACCACGATATCTTTATTGAAAActataaaaagaatgatttgaataatGTGGCAAAAAAATTCAGATTGACAAAGGAAAATCAAATCTCCGCAAACGGTATGATCACAAAATTTGTTGAGGAGAAACAGGAAATTCAGCACGAAGACGTTTCCAACGATGTTGAAAATGGAAGCAGCAAAACTGCGAAAATCGATCAAGTTGAGAAATACAAGAATAAAAgtcattttgtaattaataaaagattaaaaagatcaGTGTTACCGAAAAATCAAGAACTCCACGAAACCTATGAAAATGATACAAGTTTTAAGAAAGATGTCGAAAAGAATGGTACATATGAGCAAATGAGGAATATTAAAGCTTACATCGACAAGTTAAACGTTCCAGGCACATCCGATCTTCTCACTTTGTCTCCAGGTAAAGATTCATTAAACGACGGAAAAGACAGCTTGAATAAAAAAGACACAGATAAATCTGTCGAAAGAATATGGAAACTTCATGATATAAatcggaaaaaattaaaaaacgaaagGGAGATGGAGAATGATGAAGACggatttgaaattaataaagacTATACAGGAATGGCAGATTCGCAATTAACAAGTGAGTTCAATTCGAACAACTTCGAAACAAAGTCTTCGAATTATCGGGAAAAGCGTAATGTTTGCAAGACCTGCAAGCTCGTTAAGTTGCAGCTCCAACAGGACGAATGGTTGAAAGATATCGAAAAGAAACTTCAGGAGTCGCTGTCTTTGGAACGAAGAGACAAGCACAGTGATATTTTAGAGCGCCTAGGCGAGCCTTACATTATTTCCCGCGGTAAGAAAGCGCCGCAAGATCTCGGAAAGAGCGATCTCTCCACGATGTTTAATTCGCAAAATATGAATAATGACGAGGATCACACTAAAATGATGACTCTTCCGTTCACGGAGAGTATTCTGAAAATGCTGTTGATGGAGATATCTAGATGTAACGATAACTGCGACATTATTGCGAATCGGTTGTTTGACGAGCGACTGTCACCAAGAGATCGACGTGGGACACTCGATGAAATCTTGGCGGCATCCGATCCGTTCTATGTGGCCAGAGGAAAACGAATGACTCGAAATCAGAAGGGCGCTATCTCATTCGAAACAGATGCGAGACAATAG
- the LOC105199456 gene encoding uncharacterized protein LOC105199456: MTLEIPTWLNLSFVEKILQKSEDDNSIQVIDIFSKPATARGDNYTSDMIRVTAEFSRDQGVRKVAEKISIIIKISPVLEGIRKEIVTQSGLFHVEILMMSDTLIKMNKLLGPKHRLSAKALYVQSENPTLLVIEDLAPLGFRMACRLSGLDLDHTVLALRGLARFHAASVAICEKEPKQKEMYSRGIFSDTHPPEMKSFFIMSVKTLADEITNWPEVKKYSEKIAKLTDHIYQIGIDAAKPSEDEFNVINHGDFWVNNMLFKYDNDDKPTDHIFVDFQVCVYTSPAIDLLYFLNTSPSPDIVENKTDILLNEYLGTLSTTMKQLNCKTQPPTMEELKATIKRRASYGMISSFTVLPVMLCSKKEAKDFDEIMSSGTFVNAGFKSETYKKIMIKRIPMYDEWGLLDL; encoded by the exons atGACTCTAGAGATACCAACATGGCTAAATCTATCCTTCGTAGAGAAGATTCTACAAAAATCGGAAGACGACAATTCGATCCAAGTGATCGACATATTTTCGAAACCGGCCACAGCTAGGGGTGATAACTACACCAGCGACATGATCAGGGTTACTGCTGAATTTTCGCGTGACCAGGGTGTTCGTAAGGTTgcagaaaaaatatcaatcatcATCAAAATTTCGCCTGTACTCGAAGGAATTCGAAAGGAAATt gtCACGCAGTCAGGTCTCTTTCACGTCGAAATATTGATGATGTCAGATACTttgattaaaatgaataaattgttaGGACCAAAGCATCGCTTGAGTGCGAAAGCTCTATACGTGCAAAGTGAAAATCCAACTCTTTTAGTGATAGAAGATCTCGCGCCTCTCGGCTTTCGCATGGCGTGTCGTCTGTCAGGTCTCGATCTAGATCATACTGTATTGGCGCTTCGCGGATTAGCCAGGTTTCATGCAGCCTCTGTAGCGATATGCGAGAag gaACCGAAACAAAAGGAAATGTATTCGAGAGGAATATTTTCCGACACACACCCGCCAGAAATGAAAAGTTTTTTCATTATGAGTGTTAAAACTTTAGCAGACGAGATTACAAATTGGCCAGAAGTGAAAAA atATTCGGAAAAAATTGCTAAACTTACCGATCACATATACCAAATAGGAATAGATGCAGCCAAGCCCTCTGAAGATGAATTCAATGTCATTAATCACGGTGATTTCTGGGTGAACAATATGTTGTTCAAATATGACAATGATGACAAACCTACTGATCATATTTTT GTGGATTTCCAAGTTTGCGTTTACACTTCGCCGGCAATCGATCTTCTCTATTTTCTTAATACAAGTCCTTCCCCGGATATTGTCGAAAACAAGACAGATATTCTGTTAAATGAATATCTTGGCACACTGTCGACGACTATGAAGCAATTAAACTGCAAAACACAGCCGCCCACTATGGAAGAACTAAAGGCTACCATAAAGCGAAGAGCTAGCTATGGAATGATATCATCCTTTACTGTTCTTCCAGTAATGCTATGCAGTAAGAAAGAAGCGAaagattttgatgaaattatgaGCAGTGGTACTTTTGTAAATGCTGGTTTTAAGAGCGAAacttataaaaagataatgataaaaagaaTTCCAATGTATGACGAGTGGGGTCTACTAGAcctttaa